The following coding sequences lie in one Arachis ipaensis cultivar K30076 chromosome B03, Araip1.1, whole genome shotgun sequence genomic window:
- the LOC107630678 gene encoding bidirectional sugar transporter SWEET4, translating to MTAAASAEIARTVVGILGNIISAFLFLSPVPTFVAIWKRGSVEQYSPAPYLATLANCMVWTLYGLPMVHPHSLLVVTINGSGCVIEIIYVTLFLMYCERSKRLKVFMWLMVELIFITVLSLITLTLLHNLNRRSQLVGSTCIVFNILMYASPLAVMKLVVKTKSVEYMPLSISLASFGNGVAWTTYALIRFDPFMTVPNGLGTLLSAAQLILYATYYKSTKQQLAARKANGEVNLSQVEVRDGGQESKPNYSS from the exons ATGACTGCAGCAGCTTCAGCAGAAATCGCTCGAACTGTTGTCGGCATTTTAG GAAACATAATTTCTGCCTTCCTGTTCTTGTCCCCAGT GCCAACTTTTGTCGCTATATGGAAGAGAGGTTCAGTGGAGCAGTATTCTCCCGCGCCATACCTAGCGACGTTAGCGAACTGCATGGTTTGGACCCTCTACGGGCTACCTATGGTGCACCCACACAGCCTGCTGGTCGTGACCATCAACGGCTCAGGTTGCGTGATCGAGATCATCTACGTCACCCTTTTCTTGATGTACTGCGAGCGCAGCAAGAGGCTCAAGGTTTTCATGTGGCTCATGGTGGAACTCATTTTCATTACGGTTCTCTCCCTCATCACGTTAACCCTGCTTCACAACCTCAACAGACGCTCTCAGCTTGTCGGATCCACATGCATTGTCTTCAACATTTTGATGTATGCTTCCCCCTTGGCCGTTATG AAACTGGTGGTCAAGACCAAAAGCGTTGAATACATGCCCCTTTCCATCTCACTGGCGTCCTTTGGGAACGGTGTGGCTTGGACCACTTATGCTCTCATTCGTTTCGATCCATTCATGACT GTACCAAATGGACTTGGCACATTGCTATCGGCGGCGCAGCTTATTCTCTATGCCACGTATTATAAGTCAACCAAGCAGCAATTAGCAGCAAGGAAAGCCAACGGGGAGGTGAACCTTTCACAGGTGGAGGTTCGTGATGGCGGCCAAGAATCCAAGCCTAATTATTCATCGTGA